The Dethiosulfovibrio salsuginis genome includes a window with the following:
- a CDS encoding DUF5320 family protein gives MAGRDKTGPLGAGPGTGRGAGGCVPGTYVQGGGRGRGRGCGLGFRFGRGMGLGQPVNDEGSLLNRIATLEDKIDSLLEAKKEG, from the coding sequence ATGGCTGGTAGAGATAAAACTGGACCTTTAGGCGCTGGACCTGGAACCGGTAGAGGTGCCGGTGGCTGTGTCCCTGGAACCTACGTCCAAGGCGGAGGCAGAGGTAGAGGCAGAGGTTGCGGCCTTGGTTTCCGTTTCGGTAGAGGGATGGGATTGGGGCAACCGGTTAACGACGAGGGCTCGCTTCTGAACAGGATAGCGACTCTGGAGGATAAGATCGATAGCCTGCTAGAGGCGAAGAAAGAGGGCTAA